Within Alteribacter lacisalsi, the genomic segment TCTGTTCCTGAAAAAAGCGGTCGGAGCCTTCTACAACGGTCAGGGCCGCATTAGGAGCGTAATGGGTGTATTTCATTCCCGGAGAGCGAGGCGCGGCTGTTTCTGCCGCCAGTGCCGGGTCCACCTCGACAGGTCCGATTACCTCCTCAAGCTGTTCTTTCGTAATACCGCCAGGCCGGAGAATAACCGGAATGTCACCAGAGCAGTCCACTACTGTCGACTCGAGTCCGACGCCTGTGGCTCCCCCATCGACAACCGCTGCAATTTTCCCGTCCAGGTCAACGCGCACGTGAGCAGCTGACGTGGGACTCGGTCTGCCCGATGTATTCGCACTTGGAGCTGCAACCGGGACGCCGGCCTTCCTGATCAGGGCAAGGGCCAGAGGATGGCCGGGCATGCGAATGGCCACAGTCGGAAGACCGGCTGTAACCGCCTCAGAGAGCGAGCCGTTGTGTGGAAAAATAAGCGTGAGTGGACCGGGCCAGAAGGCGTCGATCAGCTGCTCTGCTTTTTCGTTCACATCTTCCGTGTAGCGGTAGATGTCCTCTTTATCAGCCACATGGGCAATGAGCGGATTATCGGCGGGTCTTCCTTTCGCCTTGAAAATCCGGGCAATCGCCTCTCCGGACAAGGCGTTTCCCCCGAGCCCGTAAACCGTTTCGGTTGGAAAAGCGACTGTCTCGTTCTTTCTTAAAAGGGCAGCCGCATCTTTAACAGCCTGGTTTTCGGATAAGTTATCCACATTTATATCCACAATAAAATAATGAGTATAATTACGTGCGTTCATGATTGGTTCCCTCCTGCTGTGTCTATTTTGCGTTTCCTGGTGGTGAATGTCAATACAGCAAGGCCCAGAGAAAACGGGAGGACAAAAGAAAAGTTATCCACACGATGGGGTGGATAACTTTTCTTTTGTGTTAGTAACCTGTTAGCAAAACAGTCAGTTATTCACAGTGAGACACATGTGCATCACTTTTGGGCTGCGTTTTACATTTTTCCGGTAGTGTTCCGATTGTTTTAAACTGTGCGGAATGCTGTTCTCTGCTAGAGTGGAAAATCCCACCTGCTCGAGAAAGCCCTGCTGGCCTGACGTCATCAGATACAGGCTGGTA encodes:
- a CDS encoding L-threonylcarbamoyladenylate synthase, with product MNARNYTHYFIVDINVDNLSENQAVKDAAALLRKNETVAFPTETVYGLGGNALSGEAIARIFKAKGRPADNPLIAHVADKEDIYRYTEDVNEKAEQLIDAFWPGPLTLIFPHNGSLSEAVTAGLPTVAIRMPGHPLALALIRKAGVPVAAPSANTSGRPSPTSAAHVRVDLDGKIAAVVDGGATGVGLESTVVDCSGDIPVILRPGGITKEQLEEVIGPVEVDPALAAETAAPRSPGMKYTHYAPNAALTVVEGSDRFFQEQIDEAARSGRRVGILVPEEKAGRYTGAAEQVVCGSSHDLRTVARDLYAGLRAFDLSGRSDVIFAAAVPETDIGQAVMNRLRKAAGNRIVSEK